Genomic segment of Melanotaenia boesemani isolate fMelBoe1 chromosome 10, fMelBoe1.pri, whole genome shotgun sequence:
CATATGTGAGTACCATGCTGTGTTTAGCCTCATGTGACTTTTCTGCCAGTAAATATAAAATGAGTACTGTCTTATtctgacacttttttttgtaGTGTCACTGTCCTGTGCTACAAAGAAGTTATGGTTGCTGTTTGTCTGCTTTATTATGATGTAACCAGGCTTGATCGCTTTGAAAAAACCAACGAAATGCTGATCAACTTTAATGGACTGTCAAATGTGCGACTGCAACAGATGAATGAGCGGTTTCTGCTTCACACCCGCACGCTGGTTGAGATGAAGAAAGATCTGGATAGCATCTTTAGAAGGATTAGGTAAGTCATTGCTTCCCCACTGCAGACATATAAGTTGATACACAACCTCTCTGATGATGGGTCTCCTCTGCTTCTTCAGGACATTAAAAGGGAAGATTGCAAAACAGTACCCACAGGCTTTTAGCAGTGAGTTAGCTATTCCCCCCTCGTTTTTCAGAATGTTTTCAACAACTATTAACTTCCCCCAAATCAAAGCATCGGTAAAACATTATGTCCTGCTTACAGATATCCACGAGTCACCCATCTTGGAGGACGATGATGATGAATTTGACCCAATTCCTCCAAGTGTTGCCACAACCACCACAACAGCCACTTCAGAGCAGAGCACAGAGTCGTGTGACACAAGTCCTGATGTGATCTCACCTACTGTCAGTAGATGCTCTGAAGATCTCTCGCAAGAGCCATCAGACACACCCACCTCTGATGTCTTAGAGATAGCTGTCTTGCAGGATGAGGGTCCTGACTCTGTACCTGCAGAGTAGAGTGAACAGCTTGCAAATGGATAAATATCTGTTACTTGAAACTAAGCTTCATCCTaaaactcaacagcagtaaatGTTGTATGTATGAGTAAATGTTGGTCtctgtaatattttctgttttagtgaTCTGTTTGTTAAAGGTCACAGCCTTGATCTCAGAGAATATTGCATTTTTGTTGGCATGCTTATTTTTTCTATGCCTGCTTAGCTCCTAAATAATGCCAAAAAATACTTGAAGTTGTGTACAGTTTTTTAATGCAGATATATCAAAGTAAGAATCCTAATTATGTGTTTG
This window contains:
- the kxd1 gene encoding kxDL motif-containing protein 1, with protein sequence MVEPTASGVFCNRMLSMVNSEDVNAIIQAQRHMLDRFEKTNEMLINFNGLSNVRLQQMNERFLLHTRTLVEMKKDLDSIFRRIRTLKGKIAKQYPQAFSNIHESPILEDDDDEFDPIPPSVATTTTTATSEQSTESCDTSPDVISPTVSRCSEDLSQEPSDTPTSDVLEIAVLQDEGPDSVPAE